In the Callospermophilus lateralis isolate mCalLat2 chromosome 7, mCalLat2.hap1, whole genome shotgun sequence genome, CTTTGTCCCCCTCAGTGCTCAGCATAAGGATCAAAATAGTACTTTTTGATTTCCCTCTTCCCCTCAATTTTTATAACATCTTCATGTTAGCCTTCCATTTGGTCTCACATTTGCGTAAATGTTTCCCACTTGTgcatttactttttgaattttgttaaaGACCAATATTTTGGGGCATTTGATGAGAtttgtcaaaattttaaaaatgcttcctACTGAGCCTTTTTTGGTCATAGTATCTTAAGCATTTTGTGTAGTAAAGGGAATGCAATGCATTCCAAGAGTTACTAAATGTTTCTCTTATTGATGATCCTAACTTTTCTTGTAGTTGTCCATATTGGTGCATCCTGACAAAAATCAAGATGATGCTGATAGAGCACAAAAGGCTTTTGAAGGTATTTGTAAATTTACCTGCTTCTGAGTAATATATTTTCAATGCTAGGAGCTAACTGTTCCTTGTTCTGAAAAAAGAATGTTATAGTTTTATTTTCTGGTCATGAAAAAGCTGTGGATTTCAGTAAAACAGTTGTTTAATGTTGCTGTTTGAGCAGTAGACTTtgggggttgggaatgtggcttagtggtagagtgcttgcctatcatgcatgaggccctgggtttgatctccagcactgcaaaaaaagaaaaagtaaacctTAATATTGTTAAAACTTTTATGTGCCAACAAGACAGTTATTGCATAGGATATTTTTTTTGAATataaaaaaataggaaatatttTATCTCTGAGTTTTAATCTAGATCTGGTGTATTTAGCCTTGAGGTTGTACTAAATTTTTTCCAAGGCTTTCAAGGTTATTGTTATAGAtcagtgcttttaaaaaaaatttagtttaacAAGTAAATAATTTAACAAAGTAGGGAATGCTTTTAGACAGCACAAGTCCATTTACACTGCCTGAGTATAGTTCAGATTTTCAGAGggtgtttgcagaaacagttaatTTCAATGTTTTGCATTAGCTGTGGACAAAGCTTACAAGTTGCTACTGGATCAGGAACAAAAGAAGAGGGCCCTGGATGTAATTCAGGCAGGAAAAGAATACGTGGAACACACTGTAAGTATTTATAGTGCTGCTGTGTTTATAGGAAGTATCAGCAAGCCTTGGGCATCATGTAGGAGGGTAAATGTAACATAGTAATGCCTATCAGCATTACTTCTGACTACTTATGTGGTCTCCACCACAGATCTGTTGTAGTCAAGAATAGTGTGTGCCTAAAGATAAAATTCACCCCAAGACAAGAGCTCAGGATAAGGAATGCCTAGGATACTGCTCCTCTCTTTCCCAAACAGTACTGTGTTGTAGACAGAGCTGCTCATTACATGTTGCCACATTTCCACTCATAGTAGAAAAGTGATTCAGCTGTGTGATATGATGCTTGATTCTCAATTTTTGTTCTTGTCCCTGTGAAGGGCTTGGAACGTTGACTTGAGAAGTGCTGGCTAGGGGATCtgagtaaagtttttttttttttgttttttttttaaagaaggtaCATATTCATGTTAATAACAGAGTTGGAAAGAAATTCAGATATGgctggtgttttttgtttttgttttttgcttttgggGAATTTTATAAATCTTATAAGTGACGGGAAGAGGCATGCTTGAGGTAAGAAAGGTCTTTAATGTTTTACTTGCTGGAGCAAGAATCTCAAGGCTGTTATAAGAGATGTTTCAATGGTGAGTGAATGTGGAATGTGACCTGCCTTTTGAAGAGCTTTGGAGTCTGAAATAgaactttaataataataattataataataaagaaGAATTCAATTTAGATGAAtaaagtaaatttaaagaagagatgAAGGACCATAACTGCATCCCGCTGGTCATGTGTTGGAAATGGCACCTGTAGGTCCAATCCTAGTAGATATCAGAAAAGTGCATGACCTTTTCTCCTTAAGTCATTGTAGTAGTTAAGGAACccttcctttttgtattttacctGTAAGAAAGTCACCCTTAGACTTCTTTACCACAAGGTGGCAGTAGGGCCTTTCAGAGCTTGGAATGCACTTGACTTTTGGATGATATAATAGGTTATTTAATGCAATGGTATCAATCTTGTGTGAATaggtatatttgattttttttttaagactcagTGGTGGCTAAAGTGATAAAAATATAAGTTAATGTGATGTGAAAATTATTGGTTTCAGGGAGTTTCACAGTGAAAAGGAATAAGAATGTAGTTGtagaaatgctaaaaaaaaaatcctacttaCACTTATGCCACaattttgtagcttcttctaaaatgtgacaagcagtatttttgttgttgttgtagtttttATTACTGAAACTGTATAACCACAAGTCAAGAAAAGTAAACAGGTAATCTGTTCAGCGTAGCAAAGGCTATGTGGATCTAACTCAGTCTTAGGAGTTGCTGATCCTCCAGATCCTCTCTCATCCTTTCTGGTAGATTGGATTTTAGATGAGGTTAGAGAAAGGACCTAATGTTCCTAGTTTTCCTTAGTTGCATTgctaagttttttgtttgtttgttttggtgaggGGAGGCTTGCTGTTTCTTACTGTAAACTTCCTGTTATGTCTATACCTACAGAAAAGTGTACACATCAGATGTGTGCAGCTCAATGGATAGTCTCAAAGTGTGGGTGCTCATCTTCTgatgaaaaaaattctttttaggtAAAAGAGCGGAAAAAACAattaaagaaggaagggaaacctACAAATGTAGAGGAAGATGATCCTGAGCTGGTAAGTTAGATATGAGAAAAGCCACTCTATCTTGTTTGATTGGTTGCACTGATTGGTGGGTTTAAAGAGAGGGAGGCCTGAAAAAGATGCATATGTGCTGTAAACATTTTAACTTAAAATGTTATAATTGTACACTGAAACATAATTTTACATTCATTCACCTTACTCTGATGAAGGACTGTCACTACTACTTTGGGTGTACATCTGTTGACTGGAGTTTGCAGTTGACTATTGTATAAGCCACGCACACCAAATATTAtctgcttttaatttcttttgaagtATACTGTAAACTTGGATTCTTTTTGAAGCAATCCAAGAAATATGATTCATTTTTTAGTCTTTTCCAGATTTCTTGTATGTAATTCACCAGCAATTACTTTTTAGAACTCAAGTGCAATGGATCTTTCAAAGAAACAAGCATTTATTTTATAACTACATTCATCAATTTCTGAGATTTAAATCCCTGTagctattataataattatagcTGGCGTAGAAAGCTTTGGGAAGAATATAGCCAACCCTTGGTAACAGATGTCTGTCTGTTGGTCCTGGGTGTTCATGGTGCTTCAGGTGATGCTTTGCAGAGAAAATAGTGGGTTTTAGATAACCCATGGATTATTTAGTGGACATTGGTTAAGGGAGATTCTACTTTTTTTCTAGGGAGGGggtattactggggattgaacctagggttgcttgaccactgaactatagctgtttttattttttattttgaaacagggcctcaTTAACTTGTTgaagctggccttaaatttgcaaACCTcttggctcagcctcccaagtcactgagattacaagctgtgccactgcacctggctttttattcatttatttatttttgtggtactggagattgaactagttgctgggattacaggtgtgtgccactgcacccagttatTCTTAAGAACTCCTGAAACTATAGAATTAAAAGCTGGTGGAAATCTGGGTATGGTaatatccctgtaatcccagtggcttgggaggttgaggcaggaggatcatgagttcaaagcccgctttagcaatttagtgagaccctaagagattcagtgagagcctgtctcaaaattaaggataaaaaaaaaacaggctagagatgtggctcagtggttaagcgctcctGGTTTAAGCtggggtggtgcatgcctgtaatcccagtggctgaggcaggagttcatagccagcctcagcaatttagcaagatcctgagcaatttagaccctctctcaaaaaaaaaaaaaaaaaaaaaataataaaaaaaataaagctagtGGAGAGGGAATTgtgtgttgtttttatttttgttttttaattctttttagttgtagatggacacaataccccaATTTTACTTTACTCCTAtgtggtgaggattgaacccagtgcctcacccatgccaggcaagtgctatacccttgagccacaaccccagccccgggaCTAAGGTTTTATTAATAACTTTGTGTGATAAGGGCTAGGTCACTTACTTTCACTTATTTCTCTGtaatttttataaattctttAAGGCTGTTATATAattcacttaaaatttttaaaaaatatttattttttattaattctttGGTGCTAGAGtgccaggggtgcttcaccattgaatcatatccccaggcctttttctgtttttattttgagacagaatcttactattgcttagggccttgctaaattgctgaagttggctttgaacttgggatcctgctgcctcagcctcctgagctgctgggattacaggcattccccactgtacctggcttatAATACACTTTTAAAAAAGGCTCTTTGTGGGCTGGGAGTGAGGTAGAGCACCTGTGTACCAGGTATCAGAccttaggtttgatcctcagcatcagaaACAACAACTACCACTTCTGTGTCTTTTCCCCAATGCTGTATGATCAGTTTTGTCACTGTGTTAGGTGCATACAACTGAGATACAAAATGGTGGTAGTTTGAACAAGATAGAGATTTGTTGTCTCTCCTGTATGAGAGTGTTGGGGAGGGTGGCTGCTGGTGTGGCAGCTCTATACTGTGTGTCATCCATGGTCTTGGACTACTCTGTTCTTTGGCTTTATAAACAAGGATGTTGCCCCATCCTCATAGTTCAGGATGTCTGTCTCATCAGTCACCCATGTGCCAAACaggagaatagaggaaaggggGAAGAATCTCAAAAAGCATTCCAGAAGTTGTATATATCCCTTTTCCTTGCATCCCATAGACTAACTAATACTTAAGTTATAGGGCCATACCTAGCTACCAGGAAACCTGGGGAATACGGGCTCTTCTTTTTTTGGTTActtgggatttaacccaggggtattttaccactgaacaagccacatccccagtcctttttatttttgagacagagtcttactaaattgcttagggtctccttATGTTGCTGTGACTGGCTTTgtatttgccatcttcctgcctcagtttcccaaattgcagggattacaggcatatgccacagtGCTTGATGGAAATACGGATTTTTATGTTGGGTGACTTTGTCCCTTAGGGGATTATAGTGGAGGGGTAACAAGTAGCTCTGCCTTATTAGTAGACCCTTGAGACTTATCAGTTTCATAGCAACCAGCTTACTGCCTAGCTTTGGTCTGGCTGAGTAGATAATtgtaaaatatttgtgaaaaaaagtaaaaattattattacaagTTCTTTGGAGGAGAGTACCCTCTAAAACATCAAGTGGCGGTAATAGAGTATAGAATTCTTTTAAGAGCTTTTTGCCAGAGCCAGATTCCTGGTGCCATCTGTGTTTGTGGTAGAAGAGGAAAGATCTCTTAGGTTGACAGATGATTTATCTTCTAAGAGCAGCATTGTTAACTGGTTCTCTCTGAAGAATCTTTTTTCATTGCTGGGTTTTAATCTGCTTTTTCTCTTGGGCTCCACATGCAAGTACTTGATTCAAAGTTgttgtaaaatatttaattttattttcttttatccttAATTTTCTTATAGTTCAAACAAGCAGTATATAAACAGACCATGAAACTCTTTGCTGAGCtggaaattaaaagaaaagagagagaagccAAAGAGATGCATGAAAGGTACACATCTGTACTTCCTTTGAGCTATATCTAAATGCCTAAATTAATTAACTTTGGTCTCTTGGGATTTTCCTAATGAAGGAATTGGATAGTACATCATTTAAGAGACTTTCTAAAATAGTTATCTGAAATTGCCAAGATTTTGAATTACCATGGTAAGAAGTGTTGTTTGACTTTTGGGAAATACTAAATTGACCTGTCCTTTAGGGATTTTAGTTTTACTCAGAAGTATTGTGTGTTTCTTCCTGACTTTCTGGAATAAAATAGGCACGgtaattaaggccattgttactgAGGCCAGAACCTTTTATGGGACTTGTAGCTGCAGCTTTGGTGAGTATATAATATTGTATAATGTAATCATTTATACTAATATATGATTTCACTTAATCATCAGAAATATGGAGGCTAGTTTGGTTCCTGTATTTTGTATTGTTGGCTGGAGTTTAGCAGTTGAGGTTGTGTGATATGTTATTTTAGAATTGGGTGTTGGAGATCTTTTTGATAAAGAAACTCATTTCTCTGAAATAAGGTAGTCTGTGTTCTCAACATAACTTTGTTGCTGGCTAAACCAAACATTTTAGATTACTAAATGCCAGGCTTTGATTACTTTATCTTTCTTTATAACAGGGATGGCTATGTCCTTCCCAAACCCCTGCCCACAGTCATATTTGCATGTTTAGAATGAGACCTTCACAAAAATGTTTTGAGCCCTTTCCAGACAGCCATCTTTATAAACTTCTAAGGAATTGATTGACTTTATATGTTTGCTTCTATAGGGATATACCTTAAATTTTATGGTTAACacaatttgtaaatatcacataaaTATTGTGTTCTGTCTTTTCCACTAGGAAacgacaaagagaagaagagattgAAGCTCAAGAAAAAGCCAAACGAGAAAGGGAATGGCAGAAAAACTTTGAGGTAAACTGCTAAAGTGGCTAGGGATTCTTATTTCAGGATAAGGAAACTTGGTTCCTGCAGCATTCCCAGGACCAACTGGGGCAAACAGAGGGAAATGGGATATGTGGGGAAGAGTAGGAGCTGTAGAGGTTGAGTCTGGTCCTGACTCAACCTCATAAGCTCTGTAGCTTTGACAGGGGCAATGAGGATCATCAAGTGGTTTTTTAGAGATTGTGGTAGGCAAAGCTGCAAAGTGGGCCTAAGAAAAATGGATTGTGCATTTAATTTAAGGGGGTAAACATAGTGTAGTACCCTACCTAGAGGACTGTTAGTAGAAACTGAGGTCCTTGTGACCCCTGTCTTTCCTGCTGAAATTTGAGGTTTTTGAACTTGACTCTTCTTTGATATTCTTGGTTATATACTTAAACTGCTTGGTCAATTTCTGGGTTGTAGCATCATTTGATCTtccttctttgtctttttttaaattcttttagtgctaagacttgaacccagggtctgTGACATGCTAGGGAAGCATTTTTACCACTGATCTATAGCTCCACCCACTGGTCTTTCTTTTATACAATTTAGGACTCAGGGTTGGTTTGTGGGAGGCGGTCTCGCTGAATGACTGGCATTCTCCTTCCTGTGATCGGAACAGGCTCTGTTGGTCACTTTCATAGTGACCTGGATATTGCCCCGATCCTCGAAGTAGCAGAATGTGTCTTTCCTGTAGCCCCATGGATTgagctacgctcacctgttcctttgtgatattactcctttgccctgtttgggatagaagaatgttccatggaaatgccctttgtgtgtcccctgctcttgctctgcctttgggtgtggccttcttAGATGTCAGTTAACCTGCTGATAGGATACACTCCGAAGCTAGACTCACACTCCTGAaatctgaccccttgcctcatttgaatggctttacCTCGATAAAAGGGTTCAGTACTCACTCTCTCTCcttctgtggacccttaaggtcagaggagtcaTCACAGGACCCCCAAAGAACaggtatctctgtctcttgtgtggttattttgtacagc is a window encoding:
- the Dnajc8 gene encoding dnaJ homolog subfamily C member 8; this encodes MAASGESGASAGGGSTEEAFMTFYSEVKQIEKRDSVLTSKNQIERLTRPGSSYFNLNPFEVLQIDPEVTDEEIKKRFRQLSILVHPDKNQDDADRAQKAFEAVDKAYKLLLDQEQKKRALDVIQAGKEYVEHTVKERKKQLKKEGKPTNVEEDDPELFKQAVYKQTMKLFAELEIKRKEREAKEMHERKRQREEEIEAQEKAKREREWQKNFEESRDGRVDSWRNFQANTKGKKEKKNRTFLRPPKVKMEQRE